In the Pseudomonas orientalis genome, one interval contains:
- a CDS encoding TetR/AcrR family transcriptional regulator, with product MNDMTSNETRDIILDVTEKLIYRHGIAATGMDLLVKTAGVSRKSIYRYFANKDDLVIAALQRRDERWMCWLRTHVQRSDDSGERLLALFSALKSWFGSADFRGCAFINTSGETGNAQDPVRLLAKAHKQKLFEFALELCHAHGTPDPERQAAQLLILIDGAITVALVMGDSTAADNAQDMARTLLAL from the coding sequence ATGAACGATATGACCTCTAACGAAACACGCGATATCATTCTCGACGTTACCGAGAAACTGATTTATCGCCACGGCATCGCCGCCACCGGGATGGACTTGCTGGTGAAAACCGCCGGCGTCTCGCGAAAAAGCATCTACCGCTATTTCGCCAACAAGGATGACCTGGTGATTGCCGCCCTGCAGCGCCGTGACGAACGCTGGATGTGCTGGCTGCGCACGCACGTGCAGCGCAGCGACGACAGCGGTGAGCGCCTGCTGGCGCTGTTCAGCGCATTGAAAAGCTGGTTCGGCTCGGCGGATTTCCGCGGCTGCGCCTTTATCAATACCAGTGGCGAGACCGGCAATGCGCAGGACCCGGTACGTCTGCTGGCCAAGGCACACAAACAAAAACTGTTCGAGTTCGCACTCGAACTGTGTCACGCACATGGCACCCCCGATCCGGAGCGGCAGGCCGCACAACTGCTGATTCTGATCGATGGTGCCATTACCGTTGCCCTGGTGATGGGTGATTCAACGGCTGCCGATAATGCGCAGGATATGGCGCGAACATTGTTGGCACTTTGA
- a CDS encoding DUF1348 family protein translates to MYTDAEVRPPLPPFTRESAIEKVRLAEDGWNSRDPHRVSLAYTLGTQWRNRAEFVHNREEAKGFLTRKWARELDYRLIKELWAFTDNRIAVRYAYEWHDDAGNWFRSYGNENWEFDENGLMAHRFACINDLPIKDSERKFHWPLGRRPDEHPGLSEFGL, encoded by the coding sequence ATGTACACCGACGCAGAAGTTCGCCCGCCACTGCCGCCGTTTACCCGCGAATCGGCCATTGAAAAAGTGCGTCTGGCCGAAGACGGCTGGAATTCCCGCGACCCGCACCGGGTTTCACTGGCGTATACGCTGGGCACCCAATGGCGCAACCGCGCCGAGTTTGTCCACAACCGCGAAGAAGCCAAGGGGTTTCTCACGCGCAAGTGGGCCAGGGAACTGGACTATCGACTGATCAAGGAGCTATGGGCGTTTACCGACAATCGCATTGCCGTGCGCTATGCCTATGAATGGCACGATGACGCCGGCAACTGGTTTCGCTCGTACGGTAATGAAAACTGGGAGTTCGATGAAAACGGCCTGATGGCCCACCGTTTCGCATGCATCAACGATCTGCCGATCAAGGACAGCGAGCGCAAGTTCCACTGGCCATTGGGGCGGCGTCCGGATGAGCATCCGGGGTTGTCGGAGTTTGGCCTGTAA
- a CDS encoding PQQ-dependent sugar dehydrogenase, translating into MFLRKTLLAALCATTLLPLAAVQAAEARQFPSEQGSITATPLAKALHHPWAVAFLPDRQGFLVTELPGQLRFVSQDGKLSAPLTGVPQVWAKGQGGLLDVVLSPDFKQDRLVYLSYAEGGGKDGKAGTAVGRGRLADDLSGLKDFTVILRQEPKLSTGNHFGSRLAFDRDGYLFVTLGENNDRPTAQDLDKLQGKVVRIYPDGRVPDDNPFVGQPGVRPEIWSFGQRNPQGLALNPWSGTIWENEHGPRGGDEVNIIERGKNYGWPLATHGINYSLTPIPEAKGKTAEGTVAPHHVWEKSPGISGMAFYDADRFKAWQHNLFIGALASQELIRLQFDGDKVVHEERLLGDLKARIRDVRQGPDGYLYVLTDEEDGVLYRVGLNQD; encoded by the coding sequence ATGTTTTTACGCAAAACCCTGCTAGCCGCTCTGTGCGCAACCACGCTGCTGCCATTGGCCGCAGTCCAGGCTGCCGAGGCCCGACAGTTTCCCAGTGAGCAAGGCAGCATCACCGCAACGCCATTGGCCAAGGCCCTGCATCATCCCTGGGCGGTCGCGTTCCTGCCGGACAGGCAAGGCTTTCTGGTGACCGAGCTTCCCGGCCAGCTGCGTTTTGTCAGCCAGGACGGCAAGCTTTCCGCGCCGTTGACCGGCGTGCCGCAGGTGTGGGCCAAGGGGCAGGGCGGTTTGCTGGACGTGGTGCTGTCGCCTGATTTCAAGCAAGACCGCCTGGTCTATCTGTCGTACGCCGAAGGGGGCGGCAAGGATGGCAAGGCCGGAACCGCCGTGGGGCGAGGGCGCCTGGCCGATGACTTGAGTGGCTTGAAGGACTTTACGGTGATCCTGCGCCAGGAGCCCAAGCTGTCCACCGGCAACCACTTCGGCTCGCGCCTGGCGTTTGACCGTGACGGTTACCTGTTCGTGACCCTGGGCGAAAACAACGACCGGCCCACCGCCCAAGATCTGGACAAACTGCAAGGCAAGGTTGTGCGCATCTACCCGGACGGCCGCGTGCCCGACGACAACCCATTTGTCGGCCAGCCCGGGGTACGTCCTGAAATCTGGTCCTTCGGCCAGCGCAACCCACAGGGCCTGGCGCTGAACCCGTGGAGCGGGACGATCTGGGAAAACGAACACGGGCCACGGGGTGGCGATGAAGTCAACATCATCGAGCGTGGCAAGAATTACGGTTGGCCGTTGGCGACGCATGGCATCAACTACTCCCTCACGCCGATTCCCGAGGCCAAGGGCAAGACCGCCGAAGGTACCGTGGCGCCGCATCATGTATGGGAGAAGTCACCGGGGATCAGTGGCATGGCGTTCTACGATGCCGACCGGTTCAAGGCCTGGCAGCACAACCTGTTTATCGGTGCATTGGCCAGCCAGGAGCTGATTCGGTTGCAGTTCGACGGTGACAAGGTTGTGCATGAGGAGCGTTTGCTGGGGGATTTGAAAGCGCGCATTCGCGACGTGCGGCAGGGGCCGGATGGCTATCTGTATGTGCTGACGGATGAAGAGGATGGAGTGTTGTATCGCGTCGGGCTCAATCAGGACTAG
- a CDS encoding Ku protein encodes MPRAIWKGAISFGLVHIPVSLVSATSSQGVDFDWLDKRSMDPVGYKRINKATGKEINKENIVKGVAYEKGRYVVLSEEEIRSAHPKSTQTIEIIAFVASDQIPLQNIDTPYFLAPDKRGGKVYALLRETLKKTGKVALANVVLHTKQHLAALMPLESALVLVMLRWPAEVRSLDELELGSDVTKPTLAKGELDMAKRLVEDMSADWQPDEYRDSFQEKIMALVEKKAKAGKIEDVESTEGSEERKSADVIDLTELLKRSLAGKPAAKKTAAKKSNKKAS; translated from the coding sequence ATGCCCCGGGCAATCTGGAAAGGCGCCATCAGTTTCGGTCTGGTTCACATCCCGGTATCGCTGGTTTCGGCCACGTCTTCCCAAGGCGTTGATTTTGACTGGCTGGATAAACGCAGCATGGACCCGGTGGGCTACAAGCGCATCAACAAGGCGACCGGAAAGGAGATCAACAAGGAGAATATCGTCAAGGGTGTGGCCTATGAAAAGGGCCGCTACGTGGTGCTCAGCGAAGAAGAAATCCGCTCGGCCCACCCGAAATCGACCCAGACCATCGAAATCATCGCCTTTGTCGCCAGCGACCAGATTCCCCTGCAGAACATCGACACGCCCTACTTCCTGGCGCCAGATAAACGCGGCGGCAAGGTCTACGCGCTGCTGCGCGAAACCCTGAAAAAAACCGGCAAAGTTGCCCTGGCCAACGTGGTGCTGCACACCAAGCAGCACCTGGCCGCGCTGATGCCGCTGGAATCGGCCCTGGTGCTCGTCATGCTGCGCTGGCCCGCCGAGGTGCGCAGCCTGGATGAGCTGGAACTGGGCAGCGATGTGACCAAGCCGACCCTGGCCAAGGGTGAGCTGGACATGGCCAAGCGTCTGGTGGAAGACATGAGCGCAGACTGGCAACCCGATGAATACCGCGACAGCTTCCAGGAAAAGATCATGGCGCTGGTGGAGAAAAAGGCCAAGGCCGGCAAGATCGAGGACGTCGAATCCACCGAAGGCAGCGAAGAGCGCAAATCCGCCGATGTGATCGATCTGACCGAATTGCTCAAGCGCAGCCTGGCAGGTAAACCTGCGGCGAAAAAAACCGCGGCGAAGAAATCCAACAAAAAGGCCTCTTGA
- the ligD gene encoding DNA ligase D, whose translation MAKPLSEYNRKRDFGITAEPAGNSPAGKRKASALSFVIQKHDARNLHYDFRLELDGVLLSWAVPKGPSLDPSQKRLAVHVEDHPLSYGGFEGSIPAGQYGAGDVIVWDRGIWQPHDDPHKAYAAGKLKFSLVGEKLTGDWTLVRTRLKGSGDKEQWLLIKEKDQQARPSAEYDIVEAQPASVLSDAVVGKPKAKPEAKAKTKAAPKASTRKQAAAVPEAFSPQLATLVDRAPEGDWHYEIKFDGYRILARIRDGEVRLFTRNGHDWTDRLPRQAKALQALKLKDSWLDGEVVSLNGDGLPDFQALQNAFDIGRSLDIVYYLFDAPFLDGLDQREEPVEARRAALKSALAGSKSKLLRFSEAFAANHRDIFESACDLALEGVIGKRAGSPYVSSRSADWIKLKCRLRQEFVIVGYTRPQGSRTGFGALLLAVNDDTGLVYAGRVGTGFDQASLKAIYAKLTALERKDSPLQKPLTSAQARGVHWVEPSLVGEVQFAEWTREGVVRQAAFVGMRTDKPAAQIIHEQPRTAKSVKTPKAKKTVKEVKTVKSMKITHPDRVIDKQSGTQKQELAQFYAEISASILPFLRNRPVSLLRAPEGIEGEQFFQKHSERMAIPHIKQLDQALDPGHARLMEIDSADALIGAVQMGTVELHTWGATTDKIETPDLFVLDLDPDPALPWKSMLEAAQLTLSVLDEIGLQAFVKTSGGKGLHLIVPLARRDHWDTVKAFAKAIAQFMTQQLPERFTATSGPKNRVGKIFIDYLRNARGASTVAAYSVRARPGLPVSVPISRDELSGLRSAQQWTVANLHERLRDLKDDPWAGYANRQKISKQMWDKLGAKPPK comes from the coding sequence ATGGCAAAGCCCCTGAGCGAGTACAACCGCAAACGCGACTTCGGAATCACCGCCGAGCCGGCTGGCAATTCGCCGGCCGGCAAGCGCAAGGCTTCAGCCCTGAGTTTTGTGATCCAGAAGCATGATGCGCGCAACCTGCACTATGACTTTCGCCTGGAACTGGACGGCGTGCTGTTGAGCTGGGCCGTGCCCAAGGGCCCGAGCCTGGACCCGAGCCAGAAACGCCTGGCGGTCCACGTCGAAGACCATCCCCTCAGTTATGGCGGCTTCGAAGGCAGTATTCCCGCCGGCCAATATGGCGCCGGGGATGTCATCGTGTGGGACCGCGGCATCTGGCAACCCCATGACGACCCACACAAAGCCTACGCGGCCGGCAAACTGAAATTCAGCCTGGTCGGTGAGAAACTCACGGGCGACTGGACTCTGGTGCGCACCCGCCTCAAAGGCAGCGGCGACAAGGAACAGTGGCTGCTGATCAAGGAAAAAGACCAGCAGGCGCGTCCCTCGGCTGAGTACGATATCGTCGAGGCCCAACCCGCCAGCGTGCTCAGCGATGCTGTGGTCGGCAAACCCAAGGCCAAGCCTGAAGCCAAGGCAAAAACCAAAGCGGCACCGAAGGCGAGCACGCGCAAGCAGGCGGCCGCTGTGCCCGAAGCGTTCTCCCCGCAATTGGCAACGTTGGTCGATCGGGCACCCGAAGGTGACTGGCATTACGAGATCAAATTCGACGGTTACCGCATCCTGGCGCGCATCCGTGACGGTGAGGTACGCCTGTTCACCCGCAACGGCCACGACTGGACCGATCGTCTGCCGCGCCAGGCCAAAGCCTTGCAAGCGCTCAAGCTCAAGGACAGTTGGCTGGATGGTGAGGTGGTCAGCCTCAATGGCGACGGCTTGCCGGATTTCCAGGCATTGCAGAATGCCTTCGACATCGGCCGCAGCCTCGACATCGTTTATTACCTGTTCGATGCGCCGTTTCTTGATGGCCTTGATCAGCGCGAAGAGCCGGTCGAAGCGCGTCGTGCTGCGCTCAAATCCGCCCTGGCCGGGAGCAAAAGCAAGCTGCTGCGCTTCTCCGAAGCCTTCGCCGCCAACCACCGCGACATTTTCGAGAGCGCCTGTGACCTGGCCTTGGAGGGTGTAATCGGCAAGCGTGCCGGCAGCCCTTATGTGTCCAGCCGCAGCGCCGACTGGATCAAGCTCAAATGCCGCCTGCGCCAGGAGTTCGTGATTGTCGGTTACACCCGCCCCCAGGGCTCGCGCACCGGGTTTGGCGCGCTGCTCCTGGCGGTCAACGACGACACCGGGCTGGTGTACGCGGGACGCGTGGGCACCGGCTTCGACCAGGCGTCGCTCAAAGCCATCTATGCCAAGCTCACCGCGCTTGAGCGCAAGGACTCGCCGCTGCAGAAGCCGTTGACCAGCGCCCAGGCGCGCGGCGTGCACTGGGTCGAGCCGAGCCTGGTCGGTGAAGTGCAATTTGCCGAGTGGACCCGTGAAGGCGTGGTGCGCCAGGCTGCCTTTGTGGGCATGCGTACCGATAAGCCCGCTGCGCAGATCATTCATGAACAGCCGCGTACGGCCAAATCGGTGAAGACGCCAAAGGCGAAAAAAACCGTGAAGGAGGTGAAAACCGTGAAGTCCATGAAAATCACCCACCCTGATCGCGTCATCGACAAACAGAGCGGCACGCAGAAACAGGAACTGGCGCAGTTCTACGCCGAGATCAGCGCATCGATCCTGCCCTTCCTGCGCAACCGGCCTGTCTCGCTGCTCAGGGCGCCGGAGGGCATCGAAGGCGAACAGTTCTTCCAGAAGCACTCCGAACGCATGGCCATCCCGCACATCAAGCAATTGGACCAGGCACTGGACCCCGGCCATGCCCGCCTGATGGAAATCGACAGCGCCGACGCACTGATCGGCGCGGTGCAGATGGGCACGGTTGAGCTGCACACCTGGGGCGCAACCACGGACAAGATCGAAACCCCCGACCTGTTCGTCCTTGACCTTGACCCGGACCCCGCCCTGCCCTGGAAATCCATGCTGGAGGCTGCGCAGTTGACCTTGTCGGTATTGGATGAAATAGGCTTGCAGGCCTTCGTCAAAACCAGCGGGGGCAAAGGCTTGCACCTGATCGTACCGCTGGCGCGACGCGATCATTGGGACACCGTCAAAGCCTTCGCCAAGGCGATCGCCCAATTTATGACCCAGCAACTGCCGGAGCGCTTTACCGCCACCAGCGGCCCGAAGAACCGCGTGGGCAAAATCTTCATCGATTATCTGCGCAACGCCCGGGGCGCCAGTACGGTGGCGGCATATTCCGTGCGGGCACGGCCTGGCCTGCCGGTGTCGGTACCGATCAGTCGGGATGAATTGAGTGGCTTGCGCAGCGCCCAACAGTGGACGGTGGCCAACCTGCACGAACGGTTGCGGGACTTGAAAGACGACCCTTGGGCCGGCTACGCCAATCGGCAGAAGATCAGCAAACAGATGTGGGACAAGCTGGGCGCGAAGCCACCGAAGTGA
- the lpxO gene encoding lipid A hydroxylase LpxO → MKLIIVALYVASIAYVHLRGRVRHKLGRQLSDHSTFLAPINCFLYLFSRQPSRPFLSTSDFPDLSPLQEHWEEIRQEGQNLMRAGEIKRSQQHNDVGFNSFFKSGWKRFYLKWYGDSHPSAMKLCPRTTELVQSIGSIKAAMFAELPPGSKLVRHRDPYAGSYRYHLGLDTPNDPGCFINVDGESYYWRDGEPVMFDETYIHYAQNTTTHNRLILFCDIERPMKYRWAAAFNRWFSRNVMASAGSPNDEGDKTGALNRAFTRLYKIRLRGKELKKRNRTRYYLEKWAIFAGLALIFILI, encoded by the coding sequence TTGAAGCTCATCATTGTTGCTCTCTACGTTGCCTCCATCGCGTATGTACATCTGCGCGGGCGGGTGCGACACAAGCTGGGCCGCCAGCTTAGCGATCACTCGACGTTCCTGGCGCCAATCAACTGCTTCCTCTATCTGTTTTCCAGGCAACCCAGCCGCCCGTTTCTGTCGACCAGCGATTTTCCCGACCTGAGTCCCTTGCAGGAGCACTGGGAAGAGATCCGCCAGGAAGGCCAGAACCTGATGCGGGCCGGGGAGATCAAGCGGTCGCAGCAGCACAACGATGTGGGTTTCAACTCGTTCTTCAAGTCCGGCTGGAAGCGTTTCTACCTGAAGTGGTACGGCGACAGTCATCCCTCGGCGATGAAGCTGTGCCCACGCACCACCGAACTGGTGCAAAGCATCGGCTCAATCAAGGCCGCGATGTTCGCCGAGCTGCCGCCGGGCTCCAAACTGGTGCGTCACCGCGACCCGTACGCGGGCTCCTATCGCTACCACTTGGGACTGGACACCCCCAACGATCCTGGTTGCTTTATCAATGTGGACGGTGAGAGTTATTACTGGCGCGACGGCGAACCGGTGATGTTCGACGAGACCTACATTCACTACGCGCAGAACACCACGACGCATAACCGCCTCATTCTGTTCTGCGACATCGAACGGCCGATGAAATACCGCTGGGCAGCCGCCTTCAACCGCTGGTTCAGCCGCAATGTGATGGCGTCGGCGGGCTCACCCAATGACGAAGGCGACAAGACCGGCGCCCTCAACCGGGCTTTCACTCGTCTGTACAAGATCCGGTTGCGCGGCAAGGAACTCAAGAAGCGCAATCGCACGCGCTATTATCTGGAAAAGTGGGCGATCTTCGCCGGTCTTGCGTTGATCTTTATCCTTATCTGA
- a CDS encoding Wzz/FepE/Etk N-terminal domain-containing protein has protein sequence MNRSSPLTPAVASDEIDLFELFNAIWRQKKLIVGCTVLAGVLGVGYAFLAPKTYEVSSVLRPAAINELDALNRSEVYKLPPADALLKVGAQLDSYEARLGFFKDHEQLFKAFKKPGQTLEQSFEDFNRNSVNLVLPDPKKSDSLSTYIRLELQYPTDVDGVKILNGFVDYAIAAERQQVGADLKVIVNNRLNELKGKIDAARANYDTDKESKIAKLLEADRLKRAQLQDELSALRLQMKMERTNRLAELSEAIGIAQSMGIRTPTTPSSMADSTRTGSSQVMRTEVNNQKIPLYFMGTEALEAERTALQKRTSDDFTNPRIAEIGKELQLLEANREVEVLRKRGNEDIFLQDVEPLRAEVARLRGLNIDMSNLKLVTIDRRAQEPLSPIKPKKALVIGLSLIGGLLLGMMVALIRHLVLTRRQAVPYSALEDSSFSRHERKDDQL, from the coding sequence TTGAATCGAAGTTCCCCGCTTACACCTGCTGTAGCGTCTGATGAAATTGATCTGTTTGAATTGTTTAATGCTATCTGGCGGCAAAAAAAGCTGATCGTAGGCTGCACGGTTCTGGCAGGGGTCCTGGGTGTGGGGTATGCCTTTCTGGCGCCCAAGACCTACGAGGTCAGCAGCGTACTGCGGCCTGCGGCGATCAACGAACTGGACGCACTGAACCGCTCCGAAGTGTATAAATTGCCGCCCGCCGATGCATTGCTCAAAGTGGGCGCGCAACTGGACTCCTACGAGGCGCGTCTGGGTTTCTTCAAGGACCATGAGCAATTGTTCAAGGCGTTTAAGAAGCCAGGGCAAACCCTGGAGCAGAGTTTTGAAGACTTCAATCGCAATTCGGTCAATCTGGTGCTCCCGGACCCGAAGAAGTCCGACTCGCTGAGCACCTACATTCGCCTGGAATTGCAATACCCGACCGATGTCGACGGGGTGAAGATTCTCAACGGGTTTGTTGACTACGCCATTGCCGCAGAGCGCCAGCAAGTGGGGGCCGACCTCAAGGTGATCGTCAATAACCGCTTGAATGAGCTCAAGGGCAAGATCGATGCGGCGCGTGCCAACTACGACACCGACAAGGAATCGAAGATCGCCAAGCTGCTCGAAGCTGACCGCCTCAAGCGCGCCCAATTGCAGGATGAACTCAGCGCCCTGCGCTTACAGATGAAGATGGAGCGTACCAACCGTCTGGCGGAATTGTCTGAAGCCATCGGCATCGCCCAGTCCATGGGAATCCGCACCCCGACTACGCCATCTTCCATGGCCGACTCCACGCGAACCGGCTCAAGCCAGGTGATGCGCACTGAGGTCAACAACCAGAAGATTCCGCTGTACTTCATGGGTACCGAGGCGCTGGAGGCCGAGCGCACTGCGCTGCAAAAGCGCACCAGCGATGACTTCACCAACCCGCGGATTGCCGAAATCGGCAAGGAACTTCAGCTGTTGGAAGCCAACCGGGAAGTTGAAGTGCTGCGCAAGCGCGGCAATGAAGATATTTTCCTGCAGGATGTAGAGCCACTGCGCGCCGAAGTCGCCAGGCTGCGTGGTTTGAACATCGACATGAGCAACCTGAAGCTGGTGACGATCGACCGCCGCGCCCAGGAGCCACTGTCTCCGATCAAACCGAAAAAAGCCCTGGTAATCGGGTTGAGCCTGATCGGCGGGCTGCTGCTCGGAATGATGGTCGCGTTGATCCGTCACCTGGTGCTGACACGGCGCCAGGCTGTGCCTTATTCGGCATTGGAAGACAGCAGTTTTTCCCGCCATGAGCGTAAGGACGATCAATTGTAA
- a CDS encoding TIGR03067 domain-containing protein: MSPSSVMDYHALQGAWEQIALEDNGVLNPADAHSAPGAITTISADKFEVVTVEGEILLTGCFVLDADTMPKSITWVDTIGADAGKSLPASYRLEGDHFVFIAADEGMPRPTVFSTGPGQTMRTFVRRT, translated from the coding sequence ATGTCACCCTCTTCAGTCATGGATTACCACGCCCTGCAAGGCGCCTGGGAGCAAATCGCCCTGGAAGACAATGGCGTACTCAACCCTGCCGATGCACATAGCGCGCCAGGTGCCATTACCACTATCAGCGCGGATAAATTTGAAGTCGTCACCGTCGAGGGGGAAATCTTGCTGACAGGCTGTTTTGTGCTGGATGCCGACACCATGCCCAAAAGCATTACCTGGGTAGACACCATCGGCGCGGATGCCGGCAAGTCGCTACCGGCCAGCTACCGCCTCGAAGGCGATCATTTCGTGTTCATCGCTGCCGATGAAGGCATGCCCCGGCCCACCGTATTCAGCACTGGCCCGGGGCAGACCATGCGCACCTTCGTGCGTCGGACATGA
- a CDS encoding MFS transporter, whose translation MAHHSDLRTALSLDSLNFFLADVRDGLGPYLAIYLLAVHQWNPASIGVVMTLAGVAGLITQGPAGALIDRTRSKRAVIALAALLVTLSCLMLPFVSSFGWVALTQAASAIAASVFAPAISAISLGITGPRAFTRRTGRNETFNHAGNAVAALLAGGLAYLFGPVVVFYLMAFMAVASVIAVSCVPAKAIDHEVARGFDPAHHADHEQPSGLSALLANRPLLLFAICCALFHLANAAMLPLVSQKLSQINLQMATPLTSACIVAAQLVMVPTAMLVGLKADLWGRKPLLLAGFMILPLRGVLYTLSNDPYWLVAVQMLDGIGAGIFGALFPVIVKDLTQGTGRFNVSLGALSTVFGLGAALSSSLAGFVVQLAGYNAAFLTLAGVAAAALLLLWLAMPETLAKPTFAGHTTVA comes from the coding sequence GTGGCCCATCACTCAGACCTGCGCACTGCCTTGTCCCTGGACAGCCTGAATTTCTTCCTCGCGGATGTGCGCGACGGCCTGGGTCCGTACCTGGCGATCTACCTGCTGGCGGTACACCAGTGGAATCCGGCCAGTATCGGCGTGGTCATGACGCTCGCCGGCGTCGCCGGTCTGATCACCCAGGGCCCGGCGGGTGCGCTGATCGACCGTACCCGCAGCAAACGCGCAGTGATTGCGCTTGCCGCGCTGCTGGTGACGCTCAGTTGCCTGATGCTGCCGTTCGTCAGCTCGTTTGGCTGGGTGGCGCTGACCCAGGCCGCCAGCGCCATCGCCGCGTCGGTGTTCGCCCCGGCGATTTCTGCTATTTCCCTGGGCATCACCGGGCCGCGCGCGTTTACCCGGCGCACCGGACGCAACGAAACCTTCAATCACGCCGGCAACGCCGTAGCGGCATTGCTGGCCGGCGGCCTGGCCTATCTGTTCGGGCCGGTGGTGGTGTTCTACCTGATGGCGTTCATGGCCGTCGCCAGTGTCATCGCCGTGAGCTGCGTCCCGGCCAAGGCGATCGACCACGAGGTGGCCCGTGGCTTCGACCCGGCTCATCACGCCGACCACGAGCAACCCTCGGGCCTGAGCGCGCTGCTGGCCAACCGCCCGTTGCTGCTGTTCGCCATCTGCTGCGCGCTGTTTCACCTGGCCAATGCCGCGATGCTGCCGCTGGTCAGCCAGAAGCTGTCGCAGATCAACCTGCAGATGGCCACGCCGCTGACCTCGGCCTGCATCGTCGCCGCGCAGTTGGTGATGGTGCCAACCGCAATGCTGGTCGGGCTCAAGGCCGATCTCTGGGGGCGCAAGCCGCTGCTGCTGGCCGGTTTCATGATCCTGCCGCTGCGCGGCGTGCTCTACACCTTGTCCAACGACCCCTACTGGCTGGTTGCCGTGCAGATGCTCGATGGCATCGGCGCGGGCATTTTCGGCGCGCTGTTCCCGGTGATCGTCAAGGACCTGACCCAAGGCACCGGCCGCTTCAACGTCAGCCTCGGCGCGCTGTCGACCGTGTTTGGCCTGGGCGCGGCACTGAGCAGCAGCCTGGCCGGCTTCGTGGTGCAACTGGCCGGCTACAACGCCGCCTTCCTGACCCTGGCCGGGGTGGCCGCCGCCGCATTGCTGCTGCTGTGGCTGGCCATGCCGGAGACATTGGCTAAACCAACCTTCGCTGGCCATACAACTGTCGCCTGA
- the umuC gene encoding translesion error-prone DNA polymerase V subunit UmuC, translating into MSNPPVFALIDCNSFYASCERVFRPDLAKTPIVVLSNNDGCVIARSYDAKPFIKMGEPYFQIKHKLKQHGIVPFSSNYALYGDMSERVMTLIESLVPAVEIYSIDEAFADLTGIPELDALGRQIRAQVLRGTGIPVGVGIANTKTLAKLANHTAKRLQAQTGGVVNITDPVKRDWVLRNTDVSEVWGVGRKMKLHLDAMGIKSAMDLAKADPWTLRKKFSVVIEKTARELAGTSCLELDEPDPPKQEICCSRMFGRRLTELPPIKEAVATYMMRASEKLRAQNSLCKKIRVCIRTGMFNPEEAKYANGVVVDMPYPTDDVRLLTKAAVDALDRIFRPGFKYSKAEVMLLNLCQPGEYTDDLFAISQAAEATRVMTVLDQINERWGRGTLRSASVPTNPDWGMRREMMSQSYTTKLDQLWTVACK; encoded by the coding sequence ATGTCTAACCCGCCGGTCTTTGCCCTTATCGATTGCAACAGCTTCTATGCAAGTTGCGAGCGGGTATTCCGGCCCGACCTAGCCAAAACCCCAATCGTCGTGCTGAGCAACAACGATGGCTGCGTGATCGCCAGGAGTTATGACGCCAAGCCATTTATCAAAATGGGCGAGCCGTACTTCCAAATCAAGCACAAGCTCAAGCAGCACGGCATCGTGCCTTTCTCGTCGAACTACGCGCTTTACGGCGATATGAGCGAGCGCGTGATGACGCTGATTGAGAGCCTGGTGCCCGCGGTTGAGATTTACAGCATCGATGAAGCGTTCGCTGACCTCACGGGTATACCGGAGCTGGATGCCCTAGGGCGCCAGATCAGGGCACAGGTTTTGCGCGGCACCGGTATTCCTGTTGGTGTCGGCATCGCGAACACCAAGACGCTGGCCAAGTTGGCCAACCACACGGCAAAGCGGCTTCAGGCTCAGACCGGTGGTGTGGTGAATATCACCGATCCGGTCAAGCGCGATTGGGTGCTGCGCAACACTGACGTATCGGAAGTGTGGGGTGTGGGCCGAAAAATGAAACTGCACCTCGATGCGATGGGCATCAAGTCAGCTATGGACCTTGCCAAAGCAGATCCCTGGACGCTACGCAAAAAATTCAGCGTTGTGATCGAGAAGACGGCCCGAGAACTGGCCGGTACGTCCTGCCTGGAACTGGACGAGCCAGACCCGCCGAAGCAAGAAATTTGCTGCAGTCGGATGTTCGGAAGACGCCTGACCGAGCTACCCCCCATCAAGGAAGCGGTGGCCACCTACATGATGAGGGCATCCGAAAAGCTGCGCGCCCAGAACTCTCTCTGCAAGAAGATCCGCGTCTGCATTCGCACCGGGATGTTCAACCCTGAGGAGGCAAAGTATGCAAACGGCGTGGTGGTCGATATGCCGTACCCCACCGATGACGTGCGACTGCTTACGAAAGCCGCTGTCGATGCGCTCGACAGGATTTTCCGGCCGGGTTTCAAATACAGCAAGGCCGAGGTAATGCTGCTCAACCTGTGTCAGCCAGGAGAATACACGGACGATCTGTTCGCGATATCGCAGGCGGCCGAGGCAACCCGTGTAATGACTGTGCTTGATCAGATCAACGAGCGGTGGGGCAGAGGTACGCTTCGGTCTGCCAGCGTGCCGACCAACCCCGACTGGGGGATGCGTCGGGAGATGATGAGCCAGAGCTATACCACCAAACTGGACCAGCTCTGGACGGTGGCATGCAAGTAG